In Sphaeramia orbicularis chromosome 1, fSphaOr1.1, whole genome shotgun sequence, a genomic segment contains:
- the gstt1b gene encoding glutathione S-transferase theta-1b, whose translation MELYLDLFSQPCRSVYMFAKKNNIPFEFKDIALMNGDHHSEAFGRINQLRKVPALRDEDFCLAESIAIMQYMAEKFKTPDFWYPADLQQRARVNEYLSWQHTAIRMNGSKIFWMRLMMPTVYELEVPQEKMDGAIEDLNTSLTLIEEKFIQDKAFIIGDNISLADLVAIVEIMQPLGAGLDIFEGRPKLSAWRDRVVDAIGKDLFDDAHQKILGAEEAIKHLDKSIVQIFKPKVIRLFL comes from the exons TCGATCCGTTTACATGTTTGCCAAGAAGAACAACATTCCGTTTGAGTTTAAGGACATAGCCCTGATGAACG GTGATCATCATTCAGAAGCATTTGGGAGGATCAACCAGCTGAGAAAAGTTCCTGCTCTTCGAGATGAAGACTTCTGCTTGGCCgaaag CATTGCCATCATGCAGTACATGGCTGAAAAGTTCAAGACCCCTGACTTCTGGTATCCAGCTGATCTGCAGCAGCGAGCTCGTGTCAATGAGTATCTGTCATGGCAGCACACAGCTATACGTATGAATGGATCCAAGATCTTCTGGATGCGG CTTATGATGCCTACGGTGTATGAATTAGAGGTCCCCCAGGAAAAGATGGATGGCGCTATTGAGGACCTGAATACATCTCTGACTCTCATTGAGGAGAAGTTCATTCAGGACAAGGCGTTCATCATAGGAGATAACATTTCCCTGGCGGACCTGGTCGCCATTGTGGAAATCATGCAG CCTTTGGGTGCAGGATTGGACATATTTGAGGGAAGGCCCAAGCTGAGTGCCTGGAGGGACAGGGTCGTGGACGCTATCGGAAAGGATCTCTTTGACGACGCCCACCAGAAAATTCTGGGAGCTGAGGAGGCCATAAAACATCTGGACAAGAGCATAGTGCAGATTTTTAAACCTAAGGTCATCAGGCTGTTCCTGTGA